A stretch of Rhododendron vialii isolate Sample 1 chromosome 4a, ASM3025357v1 DNA encodes these proteins:
- the LOC131322908 gene encoding putative late blight resistance protein homolog R1B-16 isoform X1 produces MGDITVDFFQETLKQLITSSKLGLTIDEKCQLQSLQEEIENLGGFLKVTEKKRNEHSKLMELVMQIRDVVFEAENIIYLFVGRDFKRPNAYQYLDHPSLGLESVKKKIKTLMVKVKQIYDMKMYDINGVAVKIPKYSSTGSEGIGSAGSSGGSNTSKLVKENVVVGFKEEVNRVIEKLDDRREGRPLEIITIIGAGGGGKTTLAREVYDHPFTLYTFEIRAWVDVSQDYNKTMKKNLLIRILKLASPGKHVDYEGRSKDELGEDVHKCLKGRKYLIVMDDIWGIEAWNDMQRSFPKECKGSKVLFTSRLVVQPDNISYVPHFLDPLSKYWSWELLQNKVFGMKCCPPELVDIGEQIAQKCDGLPLAIVTIAGILKKKDKTLKVWVEAAEHLSSIIAKNQEGCMEILELSYNHLPLHLKACFLYIGGFDEDREIPVRDLIWLWIAEGFIQQSEGKSLEAMAKDYLLDLIDRNLIIVARKNPLGRIKACRIHDLLRELCLKKAEEDNFLVKIYEDDFFQTFASNNHCRLFTAGRKFNAGKHFVKFTEKSHHAQKVRTLCCPRMPDSWESWHKLRHFLENYLENFKNLRVLSYKSYESLGSLHLVHLRYLQMVHTRPGPYWFEAPFSHHLETINFELRMDVTTIKLPYDIFMMVKLRHLYSKRSKFAYHCCLHLPSSEEEETARTDFDQSSKLDSLQTLDSICACEVCLRFLVGTPNLRKLGIRGDLISKDGVSMIPDLEFLKFLETLSLMRCQITLQKVLKLPPTITQLSLRYTCFKWEELSILQTALPSLEVLKLRHCRGGSVWKTSEEGFSQLKYLKLDGLDIKEWNASEDQFPRLEVLVLHRCKLLAQIPMDFANLNELREIEIAECTSSMEKSAREIQEEQRNNKGDDCCLNLRLHANTFSDSILSTGNAFGAFRVPIISSTSSGLLSRIVFFRVTIFLLVISPPPWTVVGALLCVGMPVTFFATVVELCLFGRQFSFPCLTLTTTSLTGSPPMQGFRVPTVRAPLGKSFSFLLFGIFGSIEIIASSNLTPTRIGWTLLL; encoded by the exons atgggtgacaTTACTGTTGATTTTTTCCAAGAGACCTTGAAGCAACTTATAACGAGCTCCAAGCTCGGTTTAACCATAGACGAGAAATGTCAACTTCAATCACTTCAGGAGGAAATAGAGAATCTGGGAGGATTCCTCAAGGTTACGGAGAAGAAACGCAACGAGCATTCAAAACTGATGGAACTTGTGATGCAAATCAGAGACGTGGTATTTGAGGCAGAAAACATCATATATCTGTTTGTAGGTCGCGATTTCAAGAGGCCTAATGCATATCAATATCTTGATCATCCTAGTCTTGGCCTTGAAAGTGTCAAAAAGAAGATCAAGACTCTTATGGTTAAGGTGAAGCAAATTTACGACATGAAGATGTATGACATTAATGGAGTAGCAGTAAAAATACCCAAGTACTCTTCTACAGGAAGTGAAGGTattg GCAGTGCAGGTTCATCAGGAGGGAGTAACACATCCAAATTGGTAAAAGAGAATGTGGTGGTGGGTTTTAAGGAGGAGGTAAACAGAGTAATAGAGAAGCTTGACGACAGAAGAGAGGGCAGACCGTTGGAGATTATAACAATCATCGGCGCAGGTGGAGGCGGCAAAACCACTTTGGCTAGAGAAGTGTATGATCATCCTTTCACGTTGTATACCTTTGAAATTCGTGCATGGGTTGATGTTTCCCAAGATTATAATAAGACTATGAAGAAGAATTTGTTGATTCGTATTTTGAAGTTAGCTTCTCCAGGGAAACATGTTGATTATGAGGGGAGAAGTAAGGATGAGTTGGGAGAAGACGTACACAAGTGCTTGAAGGGTAGGAAATATCTCATTGTCATGGATGACATATGGGGCATTGAAGCCTGGAATGATATGCAAAGATCATTTCCTAAAGAATGCAAGGGGAGTAAAGTGTTGTTCACTAGTCGACTAGTTGTTCAACCTGACAACATCAGTTATGTCCCTCATTTTTTGGATCCTTTATCAAAATATTGGAGTTGGGAGTTGTTACAGAATAAG GTATTTGGGATGAAATGCTGCCCACCGGAGTTGGTGGATATCGGTGAGCAAATCGCACAAAAATGTGATGGACTACCACTTGCGATTGTCACGATAGCTggcattttgaaaaagaaagacaagACACTCAAAGTGTGGGTGGAAGCTGCCGAACATTTAAGTTCAATCATTGCTAAAAATCAGGAGGGCTGCATGGAGATACTTGAACTGAGTTACAATCACCTACCTCTTCATTTGAAAGCGTGTTTTCTCTATATTGGAGGATTCGACGAGGATCGTGAAATCCCCGTACGCGatttgatatggttatggatCGCAGAGGGGTTTATTCAGCAAAGTGAGGGGAAAAGCTTGGAGGCGATGGCAAAAGATTACTTACTCGACCTCATTGATAGAAATCTCATAATTGTAGCTCGCAAAAATCCCCTTGGAAGAATTAAAGCATGCCGTATCCATGATCTTCTACGTGAATTGTGCTTGAAAAAGGCCGAGGAGGATAATTTCCTTGTGAAAATATACGAGGatgatttttttcaaacttttgctTCAAATAACCATTGCCGCCTCTTCACTGCGGGCAGGAAGTTCAATGCTGGGAAGCACTTTGTGAAGTTCACCGAGAAAAGCCATCATGCTCAAAAAGTTCGTACTCTTTGCTGCCCAAGGATGCCAGACTCGTGGGAGTCATGGCATAAACTGCGTCACTTTCTTGAAAACTATCTTGAAAACTTTAAAAATCTCAGGGTGTTGAGTTATAAATCCTATGAAAGCCTAGGAAGCCTACATCTAGTTCATTTGAGATACTTGCAAATGGTTCATACTAGGCCAGGACCTTATTGGTTTGAAGCCCCGTTTTCCCACCACCTAGAAACCATTAACTTCGAATTAAGAATGGACGTAACAACCATTAAGTTGCCTTACGATATATTTATGATGGTAAAGTTGAGACATCTTTATTCTAAAAGGAGTAAATTTGCATACCATTGTTGCCTCCATCTTCCTTcttctgaagaagaagaaacagcaAGAACCGATTTTGACCAATCCTCCAAGTTGGATAGCCTACAGACCTTGGACTCAATATGTGCTTGTGAGGTGTGTCTAAGGTTCTTGGTAGGGACTCCCAATCTTAGGAAGCTAGGAATTAGAGGAGACCTAATTTCGAAGGATGGTGTTTCGATGATCCCCGACCTAGAGTTCTTAAAATTCCTTGAGACACTCAGTTTAATGCGCTGTCAAATTACTCTTCAGAAAGTGTTGAAGCTTCCTCCGACTATTACGCAACTATCTTTGCGGTACACGTGCTTCAAGTGGGAGGAGCTCTCAATCCTCCAAACGGCTCTGCCAAGCCTTGAGGTTCTCAAATTACGCCATTGCCGTGGTGGATCAGTTTGGAAAACAAGTGAAGAGGGGTTCTCTCAACTCAAGTACTTGAAGCTTGATGGTCTGGATATTAAGGAGTGGAATGCTTCTGAAGATCAATTTCCGAGGCTCGAGGTCTTAGTGCTTCACAGGTGCAAACTACTGGCGCAGATCCCAATGGATTTTGCTAATCTAAATGAGCTTCGCGAAATTGAGATAGCGGAATGCACCAGCTCGATGGAGAAATCGGCCAGGGAGATTCAAGAAGAGCAAAGAAATAACAAAGGAGATGATTGTTGCCTAAATCTCCGTTTGCATGCAAATACATTTTCAGA TTCAATCCTCTCCACTGGAAATGCATTTGGCGCCTTCCGTGTACCTATCATATCCAGTACTTCGTCTGGCTTGCTGTCCAGGATCGTCTTCTTTCGGGTAACAATCTTTTTACTCGTCATATCACCTCCTCCCTGGACTGTGGTTGGTGCCCTTCTGTGTGTGGGAATGCCTGTCACGTTCTTCGCGACTGTAGTCGAGCTTTGTCTATTTGGACGGCAATTCAGTTTCCCTTGCTTAACTCTCACAACAACTTCTTTGACTGGATCACCACCAATGCAAGGATTTCGGGTACCCACTGTTCGGGCACCCCTTGGAAAGTCGTTTTCGTTTTTGCTATTTGGCATATTTGGGTCGATAGAAATAATCGCATCTTCAAATTTAACTCCAACTCGAATTGGCTGGACCCTGCTGCTATAG